The proteins below come from a single Arthrobacter crystallopoietes genomic window:
- a CDS encoding chorismate mutase, with protein MTEPRFAEDFDPSASSLSGEVAPEIMAELLSVRGSIDNIDATLVYLLAERFKATQRVGYLKARYKLPAADPDREAAQITRLRRLAEEAHLDPAFAEKFLNFIISEVIRHHQAISNEHNGSTSRDAEQDESAGV; from the coding sequence ATGACTGAACCACGCTTTGCTGAAGATTTCGATCCGTCGGCCAGCTCCTTGTCCGGAGAGGTTGCCCCTGAGATCATGGCGGAGCTGTTGTCAGTGCGGGGCAGTATCGACAACATCGATGCGACGCTCGTGTATCTCCTGGCGGAGCGGTTCAAGGCCACGCAGCGGGTGGGATACCTCAAAGCACGTTACAAGCTGCCGGCGGCAGACCCTGACCGGGAGGCAGCCCAGATCACCAGGCTGCGGCGCCTGGCAGAGGAAGCGCACCTCGACCCGGCATTTGCCGAAAAATTCCTGAACTTCATCATTTCCGAGGTCATCAGGCATCACCAGGCCATTTCCAACGAACACAATGGCAGTACCAGCCGCGATGCCGAACAGGACGAGTCCGCCGGAGTATGA